The following is a genomic window from Asterias amurensis chromosome 8, ASM3211899v1.
GCTCAAATGAATATCTCAAGGGGTTTCACTCAAAGAAGTCCACAGAATAGTACAAATTAGATggagaaaattatgaagatctcaacaaatatattaattaattaataatgatTGGAAAAAGTGTTGTCAATAAAAATTTCagtcggagaaaaaaaaaaaaagctttggaAAGTTGCCACATGTTTTTTCCATCGGCCGGtacttattaaagacagtggacactattagcaattgtcaaaaaccagtcttctcacttggtgtatatcaacatatgcataaaataacaaacctgtgaaaatttgagctcgattggtcgtcggagttgcgagataactatgaaagaaaaaaacactcttgtcgcacgaagttgtgtgcttttagacctcaaattctgaacttgaggtctcgaaatcaaattcgtggaaaactacttctttctcgaaaactatgtcacttcagagggagccgtttctcactatgttttatactatcaacctctccccattacccgctaccaagtaaggttttattcttaaaattgttttgactaattaccaatagtgtccactgcctttaaaatgtattCCCAAATATGCCAAGTTATAACACCTTAAATGAAGAGTACACAACCCACTCTTTGTGTGAGTAAGAATCCCTTTCCCCACTCTCTGGTCTTATTTTGTATGTGACGTATTTTATCCTTCATAGAATTCCTAGAAGCTTCATCCTTCCATGCATACAAATGAGTTTGGTGTTCACAATATGTAGAGTGGAAAATTGAATAACATACAGGCTATGTAAAATGACTAATAGAAAAGCACTTcgcattttgttgtttgtgagGCATTTTATTATCCATATTTTTCCTttctttgtttcctttttttcctcTCCTTTTTTAAGAGATTCAGCCTTGCATTCTTCAGTGCATacaaatttttgtgtttacaaagGATAGATTTGAAATTAAATATAATACAGGCCTGTGTGATTTATAATgaattggagaaaaaaatgtcCTTTGCAGTTGCGAGTCGGTTGATATGATGTATTGTTTGCCTCCTTGCTAATCAATTTGGAAAAAGTGcccatcattttttttctttccccttttatacaaggtgtttttcaattgatgtGTTTGATGACAATAATGAACGTTCACAGCACTTTTTGTTATCATTATATTAAGGAAATTTGAAGTAGCTGTTGCAAATTGCTAGCCACCCAAAATGATCTTTGATATAAATGCTCAAAACAGTTAGTGGCCTGAGGTTTCGGCCATAGAATAATACATAGTTATTTTTATGATGTGTGTGATCATTACTTCAAGCAGTTTTATGAGTGATACTTATAAGCCTAAGGTTactttatattttgttcattaagaaaaggaagaagaaaaaaggatttACTCTCTCAAGTTGGTTTAGTTAATCCTGGCCATCCGAtccttgttgttgttggttgtttttttcctttttgcaagcatttaatttttttttttgacaattggCCAATTCAATagacagatttacataaaacttacacggtctaatgatgatgatagttggaaacattccttgaaatatttctgtctgaaatgtcatatttgatgagaaacagttaatctaacttcgcatttagaatttatcgctcagtgagcgttttataaaattaaaaaaattgcatcgATGACAAAGACGGCCAATCGGTCTCAACCTTCTCaacctttcacaggtttgtcagtttatgcatatggtggattacataaagtgcttacactgccagcaactgttttgttagcacaaaccaattctgtaatgttcctttaatatagtATTTTTACGATTACCAATTTTATAAGAGTTTTCATTATGTTTATGTACataatttatgtacatgtacatgttatcaATGTTTTGCAAGGTTCTATGTTTGGACTTGGCACTGGCGGGGAAAAGTGTTCAGTGCAGAGATGAAGTCTGTATAATATGTGTTCCATGTAAAGGCTTCTGTAGTGAAAGAAAGCGGGAAAGTGTAAAGCCTTACCCATTGAAGCTTATCAACATTTATTGAATGTTGGCAACTACCATTGATCTAGTTGACCCCTCCCCCTTCCTACTTTGGTTTAGAATCTCAGCAGTGTAATTGCACCTCTCTGTTGGACATAATTATATTAAGGTAAAGGAGTTACAACAGTGCAGACTAGTTTGTGGCTTTTTCAGGCTCGATGAGGGCACCTTGGCACTTTCTtcttggttaagggcaccctatgagaaaattgtaaatttctacagcagagcatttcaagggcaccaaggcaatgacctggggtgcatggaggcaatcgacTCCATAGCCTCcgttaagtatcaggcctgtaaatGGTTAATTCGGGATTGTTTCGGGATGAGGCTGTTGGAGTCCGCTATAGTTCTTGGAATGAAGGTCTTCTGATTGATCAGAGAACTCCGCAGGACTCAAGTTTGTTACTGGCCCAGATTTGTTGTTAGGGAGTCGCTTAATGTGGAGGGTGACTGGTAGTTGTGTGCATCTCTCATTGTGGAACGACTACTTGTTTTATCTTTCTCATACTTAAAAAGAACCGTTCTTCTTTTAGGTTATATTGAATCCCTTTGTTCCCGTTGTaggaacacccccccccccccctctcaactATGTGCACTTGCAACAACAAGAAGATTGTTCTCCAACAAAAATGTCAGTCATAGCATTCATGACAGCTtcgttgattttgtttgttaacaatGTATCTTTGTCAATGTAGGCGTCAAAGAGAGGCATTCTTTacattttttctatttttgggTTATGAAATTTCCTTCATGCATTGGAGTGTCCAGATTCGATATTTGCTTTTCGggtgttcttgttttttgtaGTGGTATGTAGCCTTTCTTGTGTCATTTTCAATGTTGATGTTTTGCGTTTGTTGGAATGCAGCAATTTTTCTGAATTCACTTGGAATAGTTTCTGTAGGAGTCCCAAGCCCCATTTgtgcaaaaatttgataatttgcCTTTGGCAGGCATAATATTTTACCTATTTAAGTCAGATTTCCGATTGGTTGGTCTTtgttaaaaacagaaaatttgAGTAAGATAGCCTCAAATGTTAATTGTACTTGTTAAAACATTCCTACTTCTTTTTCAAGGAACAAATATTGTGCCTGCTTTGAGATTctaccgtaaaaaaaaaaatgtaggcaTTATTAGAAAAGATAACATCCCATGATATTCACTTCCATTGAAAATATTGTGAAGAATGCTCGATTCTATGCACTTGACTTACCCTGCTGTTATCAGTGGTAACTTAATTTTAGAAGTGCATGGGGCAACTGCACAACAATGTGCACAGCTCTATTATCagtttagaagaaaaaaatggccTTTTGTGACTAGAATGAGTTTGTGTTGTTCCAATGATTGTGTCAGCACGTACGGTAATTATTCAAACCAGTCGCCACAGCGCTGCATGATTTATTCACCACGCTCTCGAGCAGGGTCCATATTTCATAAGGTTCAATCACATTTTAGCCGCCTCGGCCAGGCCTCATTGGTACATGTTCTTGTCATCAACATTGTGAGGTCACTTTGTGGGTTGTGAAAATAGCTAACATGTGGAGACTTTGGACTAGGGGTTTTTGAGCTATGCTTTGCCTAATAGTGAGCCACCTGTCTGCAAGCAATCACCCAGCTTCATCAGGTCAACTTTTGGGATGGGATTTGGAATTGAGTCACGCGGTGTCACAGTATTAAACTGACCCTGCCACATTGACCATACACTCATCGTATGTTAAGGTTGTTGGTACCTTCAAGAAACctgttgttgtgttttataACATAAATGTATCTGAAGTTATGCCCTTCTTCAACCACTCTGGAAAAAGATTCAAACTCTACTGTGATTGGCTACTTAGAATGGAAATCCTTGACTTCAAACAGTGGTAAATGAAAAGTATTTTTAttcgatcatttttttttcttcataagtCCATGCAAACTGTTGTAGAGCTGCGTCACACAAGGTGCCTGTTTAGTCATACCGGCTATTTTGGCTTTAATCTTAGGCTTTATCGAAAGAGAAACTTACTTAGTTTGAATGCTTTCATAACCGAAATCAATTTGATTTGTGTTGTTCTTTGTTCTTTGAGTAAAGAAACCTATTGAAAACTATGATGGCAGTAGCTTAGAAGACCAAACAGTTCATAAAAAACTGATGAGCTTTCTTTAACAACAATCATCAGCCGTGACAGGTCTGTGatagtttttgtgtgtgtgattgGAGGTCATCTGCCCTTGTCATTGTGGGTTTTGTTTCAAatgtgcattttaatgttttctgcttTATATTCAACCTATTGTAAAGAccataattcatttttttttttttttttactgcaagtgtttttttaaatcaatatctataaataaatattccaccattgataataataataatataaatacaaGAGAGTAATGTGTGAATGAAACTAATAATTTGAGGAGGAACAAAGGCAAATTTACTTGAGCGGGATTCATGGTAGTCAAAtcttttactcccataaatgttagtttgcaaagtgaaaggaaaaccacacagttttgaggcaaatttgtgtggatcattgcattctacttttaaaacatgtttccaaccatatgcgttttataacaaatggttataaacgctttttaacagaccaactcatccgattcaaggcaaagtgttcctttagtAGGGACCGTGGTTTCCAGCCCCACAACCAGGAATAGATAATCCCTACTCCACTCTTTGTTTAATCCAAAGGttcttggttcaaatcccgctcaagTAAATTTGCCTTTGTTCCTCAAATTATTGGATTCATTCACACATCACTTTCTTGTATCTACAATATTGGtattatcaatatttatttcatcaaaattgattcaaaaaacacttgcagtaaaaaaaaaccttaattgTAGTCTCTTATGTACAAAAGGTAGGCtaaaaagcagaaaacattaaaatgcacatTCGAAACAAAACCAGCAACTACAAGAGGCaaataacacacacaaaaattatcACAGAACTGTCTCGTCTGATGATTGTTGTTTAAAAGatttgactaccataaatggccgaccgtgttagtttcggacgaggtaaaaggaaaactgcaatttcgaggcatgtctgtgtggataattgtattctacaaTTTCTACATCTTTCTAcgcatatgcattttgtaataaaaaaaacggttacaaacgcttttcaaagaccaactcgaccgattcaaggcaacgtgttcctttaagtcatcaATACAGTTATacattgttgttttaaattggTCAAGATTATATTCAGttcatgaaatattatttggaAATTGATTGGCTTTTACTTTTCTTTAaatcattataaaaacaaaacccttatttttttaaagctgaTTGTTTGGAGCAGCAAAATTGAATTTAATATTGTATTTCCATGAGTTTGTTTTTGAATACTTGACTTTTCGATTTCTCGTGAGCACAAGATAGTTCCATTATTAAAATTGACGTTGGGTCGATGCCGATGATTGGATTCGACAATGCTTTAGAAGAGATTTCATTATCTGGAGCTCTAGATAAATTGTCacatttttctgtaaaacaaaagagaaacatttACAATCCGCTGAAGAATCTAACATCTTATTATTTCTATTTCATTAAGGTGACGATAAAAAATAGATTTAATTTGTACATAATAAAAGTCCACCAGGGAATTGTTTGTACTGTCAGTAACACTACAAGGGTGGATGCCAAGCCAGTCTAAattacaagaagaaaaaactgctgaaaatacccaaaacataaacaatttaATGAATAGGTGGGAGGTGATGCAAGTGTCAGCACTTGTTAGGCAGTAAACAAGAGACACAGAGATACtacatattaaaaaaatacctcaATTCCAAGTAATTTTTCCCGGAATTGCTGAGCTGAAAGTAAACCAATGTTTCCATACTCTgataaaatcaaatttgaaaatctccctgattgtagAAACTTTCTCCCTATTTAGTTCAATGTTATTCCAAAtactaaatatctccctgattgttgtacgaAATCTCCCTGATTTTAAGATGCAAATTACGAAATCTCCCTGATTTTAAGATGCAAACTACGAAATCTCCCTGATTTTAAGATGCAAATTACGAAATCTCCTTGATTTTAAGATGCAAATATTGGCAACCCTGTAATCGCTTCGCAGAAAACTGTTTAATATTGCACTGGTAAGCGTCAAGATCTAATAGTAGCTTGCCTGAACATGTCACTATTAAAAAACGAGCCGAGGAGTTGCACTAGATAAAATGAGGTTCTTCGCTGGTAAATGTTGCATACATTAGTATGACAATCAAAAACACTCTATATCACATTTTGATCGGTGTTGTTTCTATTCGAGGAAACCTCTTTGTGCAAAGCTATTGTGTGGCCTCCTTAATGCGTCTTCACTGTTGGTATTATTATCTCTAGAGTTCGGATCTTAAGGATGAAATGAACCTGTCAGTCATAGAGCAAAGGATTATTGGATAGTGTTGCCATGACAACTTGCTATTGAATAGTGAGATGGGTACGGTCAAGCTTTGTCAGTGATGAGTTTGTGCCAAGTGTAGGGATTCTGTGTAGAATGTGATTGGACTAACTCTTTGCACCTTGGTCAGGATGGGTGGTTGAGTGGTATTAAATCCAATCCAGTCTCCTAAAACTCTTTGAGAATTGATTTGATGTATGAGTtgacaatgtatttattttgttgtattgtttgtttttctcctttCTGCAGGGTTTAGTTGGTAAGGGTACAGGCAGTGAACATGCATGGATGACGCAACGGATGCAGCTGATGTAGTCAGTGATAGTCTGCCGGGCAGCGAAGAAGGTGAGCTGGACATCGATCTGGACATCGAGGGCAGACTGGGCGACTCCATCAAGAAGGAGCAGCAACAACAGATTGAAGAGCCAGAAAGCCCTGAAGCCAACAAAACTTCACAAGTGGGCAACGGGGACTCGGCCACGTCCCCGCAGAAGAACCTAACTGGCTACCAGTGCAAACTCTGCACCGTCTTACTGTCATCTCAGGGTGCTCTTGATGAGCACATGAACATTCACAGTGGCTCACGGCCGTACAAGTGTCGTGAGTGTAACTTCAGCTGCTCTCTTCACAACACACTGATTCAACACCTGGCCGTTCACAGCCACCCGAGGGCTGATATGAACAGCCAATCCTGGGCAGAACAACACGCTCTGTACAACAACCACACGGACAGGCACTCGGAACATGTACCTTTGCCTCCTCGAATGCCACTCCCTGAAAACCACACCCCAACGTTACCCTTCTCTGCGGCTGTAGAGCAAGCCCTCATGCCTTCGGGACTTCCTAGCTTTCCAGATCAGAGCAAGGTGTTCCAATGTAAGCTTTGCACGCATATATCTCCTACAAAGACCCATCTGAATGAACACATGAACGTTCATACCGGAAAGAAGCCCTACAAATGCTTGGTGTGCGGCTTTAGCAGTGCCTTTCGCAGTAGTCTTATGCGCCACCTCATCGTCCATACGGGAACAAGCAAACAGTTTAAATGCGATTCCTGCCACTACCAGACCCCGTACAAGTGTAACCTTCAGGCCCACAGACGTAAGCGTCACAACTCCAATTCCATTGACAACATTGACATGAACTACCCTCCCATTTCCTCCTCTAACCAGCCCCCACTGGAGGACAGCCCCCCGTTGCAATCTCACAGTAAACTGTTCCCTTCCGAGGAACAGGCTCGTTACCTCATGCAGTCGGAGCTGACCAACTCAACCCACTCAACTCATCCTTCTCACGAAAACTCAGGAAACAGAAGGCACTCTCTCTCGCCAGATGACCATGATTCTTCAGCCTCTAATGACACTCATGACTCTGCAAGAATCAATAACTCTCAGGTGTCCTTGTCAAAGGCTAACGATTTTAACAGGTATAACTCAGAGGGGTCAGTTGTACCTCAGTCCCCAGAGCCTCCAGTGCTGGAGAAGAACACACTGGTAGGAGAGGCTGAGACTAATGAGCGGCCAAAATCAGGAGAAGGGTTGGATTACTCCAGCCCTACCATGACCAATAATATACAGGACATGATGGCCAATACATCTCAAAGTGCTATTTCCATCCTCTCCAACTCTGTATCCTCGGCCTCTTCAGCTCTAGGAACCGTTGGGAACTTTGTGAGCAGTATGAGCACCAACATGGTCACCAGCATTCCCAGCACCTCCCCACAACATCCTCTCAGTGAAATCTCAGTCATAACCCCTCTACAGTGGGCTGGTGCTGGCTTCCCCATCTACAGACGAAAGAAGGAAGGAGGGGCCCGCAAACGAAAGCGTACTCCTATTCCCAAGCGCAACTACCTCATATCACCGAATGGTGAAGATGTGAACAACTCGTGGGCGGATATGAGACCTGAGATCTCAGAGTATGTTCGCTCTGGTGGTGAATCTCAAGCCAGGCAATACTGCCAGGTTACTCAGGCTTACAGCTTAAAGACAGAGGAGCCTCTGCCTTATGCAATGAAACCCAACAGTGTGAATGGCGTGGATCTCTCCGTGGGACCCCGAGATGTGATCTACCCAGACATGGATCCCATTAGCAACAGCTCGGTGTCTCCAAGCAGCCAGAATGCTGATGAGCAGTCGGAGGAGCGTAACCACGTACCTCAGCACCTGCCAGTCATGTTGGAGCCACCGTCCCATAGTAGCCTAGGCTTCAACCAAGCCAGCCAGGCCACCCAGACCGACGTGCAGACGGGTAATTCTTCAGGTAAGTTAGACGGGCAGTCTCAGACGGATCAGGCGACAGTGGATCCCTCTTCTGTTCCTAGTAACCTCCTTAAGTGCCCACACTGTGAGACCTACTTTGCCGACCATGTTATCTTCACTCTGCACATGAGTTGCCATGGTAGCAGGCATCCATTTCAGTGTAGCATATGCGGGTATGTTTGTAGGGATAAGATTGAATTCACCTGTCACATAACTCGCAGTCAACACATGAGATGAGTGGATGACAAAGGAGGGAAAAAACAGGtgttttatttgtctttttCAAAGTAACAGGATGAAAGTTTGTTTTCAAGTTATTCAGCTATTACCTCTTGCGGAATGCGGACCACTTTTATTGCTGTAAATCTTGATGATAATGGATTGTAAGCTTAAACTCAGGGAGTatgaaatattaatattaagcTGCCATTGTCAAGTTTTATGTGTAATGTCTTGTATGTATGGTGTTGTTTAAAATTTACATGGATGAGAAATCAagtaattattaattttttttgtataaaaaaaaaagacgtcTATATGTAAATGCACTTGTTGGCGCGATAAATATAGGAGTATATATAAAATGAGTGCTTTTAATATGAGGCCAGTCAATGGCAAACATCTTCTTGTTTGTTTAAACCAACAatgtttaaaagtataacatagAGGAGTGTGGTACGACTTTTGGACAATTTTATAAAGTAGCTCTTTCATAAACGATCCAAgaggtttgtatttttttttacaaagaaacCCGCAAACAAAGGTTTGGAAGTGTTTGGACGTACATGAAATATTTGTTGAAAAGGAGATCAAGCGCAGGCCACAacgtttttttttgacaaagttTTATTAAAAGACATGAGTGTATTCGCACTTCAACAGTGAACTTGTAAATCATGTTAGCAACTAGGAAATCATTGAACTACAGCAACAAAcctctttttttggggggggggtgggggaaggGGTGATATGTGATGATCTATACCGCTGGGTTGGTAAGATGACATTTGGTGAGACAGGAGAATTTTCTACCTCTAAGaaatatgtttgaaaaaaatcggAGTGATTGATTGGAATGGTGGTGACCTGGTGCCTTGATATTTTACGGTTAAATCCCCAACCGCTAATAATTCTTGCATTTTGTTTCTGGGTTTGGTTGTGGCTGTgcacttttttcctttttgtgtAGAGTTGTTTTTTAAGGTTTAAACCGACATGTATGGGTTGAAAGGTTATTCATTTCCCTTTGTGtcattgtaaatatttttgagttcattttttttctctttttttttctgcgcAAAGTTCATCTTCTGTTGAATCTTACATTTTCTTGGCCAAACACTCAAGTAAAGTATGACAACTTAATTGAGACACGTCAAGAATGCTATTCTGCAATGGCGAGCATTATTAATAACAagtaaaatattgttgttaagAAAAATAATTGGTTAATAACCGGCAAGACACAAATTTGAGAACCCAATAACCtgtcagttttgtttttatcagttAGGGATATTGACAAAAGCCATCTCAATAGCATGGAGAAATTGTTCAATTTAATTGACAGAACACTTTGATCTAGGAGATTATGTGGCTGAAATGCTTGCGATTTGGTAGAAACAGGTTAACAACCATCTatgttttcataattttttttgtaaatctctCTGTAAGGCTCTTTTATCAATGacccctttttaaaaattatgcCTACTCTCTGTATCTTCAGAGATAAAAGCAAGACTGATCCCTTCTTCCTGAGTGCAAAATCAACACTGATTGTACATGGGTAGACTGGGAACCACACCAACACACGACACATCAACATGCTGAATATTTCCTTCTTAGAAAATTTGGAGTGAAATTCTTcagctcataaaaaaaaacatggtcagCTGTCGAAGTAAAATCGCAGTTCTTGTTGACAATGGCTCGCAAAGAGCCTCTCATAACACACGGACTATTCATTTACAGATAAATGAAGCAGTCCactaatttaaataaaaataatacatttaAGTTCATTGTGAAATACAGCAACTGACCTCTAACCTTTGTACCTCACATAACAGAGCAATATGGGTAATCAAAAGATGTACTTATATTTTGAGAGCAGGTTGTTAACCTTTATCTCCATGTCGTTGTTCTGGGTCACcattggaaacaaaacaaaataagtaatGTAGTTGACCTTTGAATCAGGTAGCTATGAACtgagtttgtacaaaaaaaactaaTCTTTATGTGAAAGCTCAAACCTGACAAGATTACAGTGATTTTACAAGCGTTTTTCTTTCCCTTCAATGTGACccttttacaaacaaatttgcaaTGGCATGCTAGAAATAATCTTTGTTTTCTACAAATTCCATGCAGGTTTGCATGCTGTGGTTATTAATTGTTAACTGCACTCAAAATTTGAACTTTACATTTGACCTCATAAAATTTGTAACCAATATCGGTTTGAATTGC
Proteins encoded in this region:
- the LOC139940358 gene encoding uncharacterized protein; its protein translation is MDDATDAADVVSDSLPGSEEGELDIDLDIEGRLGDSIKKEQQQQIEEPESPEANKTSQVGNGDSATSPQKNLTGYQCKLCTVLLSSQGALDEHMNIHSGSRPYKCRECNFSCSLHNTLIQHLAVHSHPRADMNSQSWAEQHALYNNHTDRHSEHVPLPPRMPLPENHTPTLPFSAAVEQALMPSGLPSFPDQSKVFQCKLCTHISPTKTHLNEHMNVHTGKKPYKCLVCGFSSAFRSSLMRHLIVHTGTSKQFKCDSCHYQTPYKCNLQAHRRKRHNSNSIDNIDMNYPPISSSNQPPLEDSPPLQSHSKLFPSEEQARYLMQSELTNSTHSTHPSHENSGNRRHSLSPDDHDSSASNDTHDSARINNSQVSLSKANDFNRYNSEGSVVPQSPEPPVLEKNTLVGEAETNERPKSGEGLDYSSPTMTNNIQDMMANTSQSAISILSNSVSSASSALGTVGNFVSSMSTNMVTSIPSTSPQHPLSEISVITPLQWAGAGFPIYRRKKEGGARKRKRTPIPKRNYLISPNGEDVNNSWADMRPEISEYVRSGGESQARQYCQVTQAYSLKTEEPLPYAMKPNSVNGVDLSVGPRDVIYPDMDPISNSSVSPSSQNADEQSEERNHVPQHLPVMLEPPSHSSLGFNQASQATQTDVQTGNSSGKLDGQSQTDQATVDPSSVPSNLLKCPHCETYFADHVIFTLHMSCHGSRHPFQCSICGYVCRDKIEFTCHITRSQHMR